A genomic window from Sulfurospirillum multivorans DSM 12446 includes:
- a CDS encoding sirohydrochlorin cobaltochelatase: MKKTIMLISMMMIVFIFNGFTLFQNKDKKAILFVNFGTTYNDTRVATIDTLQKKIADTYKDYDVRLAYTSRQIIRKLSERDGIRIDTPEEALKKLKADGYGTVIVQATHIINGEEADYLKREVASLKDDFYVIKLGHPLLTHIKDYELTMKALQLQYSELKADEAVVLIGHGTHHPSTSAYAMIDYFFQDASQNVYFGTVEGFPSYDNVLTRLKKNGIRTVTLMPFLFVAGDHANNDIAGDEEDSWKSMLLKEGFNVNVYLHGLGENEAIQQIFIEHIEHAITNKEIDMKRKKAGYALGK, from the coding sequence ATGAAAAAAACTATAATGCTGATCTCTATGATGATGATAGTGTTTATATTTAATGGGTTTACGCTGTTTCAAAACAAAGACAAAAAAGCGATTCTTTTTGTTAATTTTGGAACGACATATAATGATACAAGAGTCGCTACAATTGATACGTTGCAGAAAAAAATAGCAGATACCTATAAAGACTATGATGTTAGATTGGCGTATACATCAAGACAAATCATTCGAAAACTCAGTGAGCGTGATGGTATTCGAATCGATACGCCCGAAGAGGCTCTTAAAAAGTTAAAAGCTGATGGATACGGTACGGTTATCGTTCAAGCAACGCATATCATTAATGGTGAGGAAGCGGATTATCTTAAACGCGAAGTTGCCTCCCTAAAAGATGATTTCTATGTCATTAAATTAGGTCATCCACTTTTGACGCATATTAAAGATTATGAGTTGACAATGAAGGCGCTTCAGTTGCAATATTCTGAATTAAAGGCAGATGAGGCTGTTGTGCTTATTGGACATGGTACACATCATCCTTCTACCTCTGCGTATGCCATGATTGATTATTTCTTCCAAGACGCATCTCAAAATGTCTATTTTGGAACCGTGGAAGGGTTTCCCTCTTATGACAATGTTCTCACAAGACTTAAGAAAAATGGTATTAGAACAGTAACTTTGATGCCGTTTCTATTTGTAGCAGGCGATCATGCAAACAATGATATTGCCGGTGACGAAGAAGATTCTTGGAAAAGTATGCTTTTAAAAGAGGGTTTTAACGTCAATGTTTATCTTCATGGCTTAGGTGAAAACGAAGCGATTCAACAGATTTTTATTGAGCATATTGAACATGCAATTACGAATAAAGAAATAGATATGAAACGAAAGAAAGCAGGTTATGCACTTGGCAAGTAA
- a CDS encoding cobyric acid synthase: protein MKHKNLMVYGTGSDVGKSVIVAGLCRILKQDGVRVCPFKSQNMALNSYITKDGKEMGRAQVVQAEAAGLEPDVMMNPILLKPSTDRKAQVILHGKALRNMDAREYFTNRGAMKIEVMKAYNKIRENYDVSIIEGAGSPAEINLKVDDLVNTGMAEMADAPAVLVADIDKGGVFASIYGTIKLLEKHESARIKGVIINKFRGDVTLLEPGLRMIEEKINIPVLGVIPYIQLGIEEEDGFGDRHLEKKARGAIDIAVIVPKRISNFTDMDALLRHSDVTVRYVRKVHEIENPDVIILPGSKNTIEDMLDLQQRGMAEAVIKHAKNGVIIFGICGGFQMLGQKIQDEFGIESSIQEITGLGLLDIETTMLKEKTTTQFEGLLSCNTGFLQGMTKCRIKGYEIHQGITYGNEANLFEGTEALLGAIRDNVIGTYIHGVFDNSDFTTEFLNRIREKKGITKVDEVFDYDAYKQGEYDKLALLLRENLDMRAIYNIIGVE, encoded by the coding sequence ATGAAACATAAAAATTTAATGGTTTACGGTACAGGTTCGGATGTTGGTAAGAGCGTTATTGTGGCAGGATTATGCCGTATTCTTAAGCAAGATGGTGTGCGAGTTTGCCCTTTTAAATCTCAAAATATGGCCTTAAATTCTTATATCACCAAAGATGGAAAAGAGATGGGACGTGCCCAAGTGGTGCAAGCAGAAGCCGCAGGGCTGGAGCCTGATGTGATGATGAATCCTATATTGCTGAAACCTTCAACAGACCGCAAGGCACAAGTCATCTTGCATGGAAAAGCTTTACGCAATATGGATGCTCGAGAGTATTTCACCAATCGTGGTGCTATGAAAATAGAGGTTATGAAGGCTTATAACAAGATACGCGAAAACTATGATGTATCTATTATCGAAGGAGCTGGAAGTCCTGCTGAGATTAATTTGAAAGTAGATGACTTGGTCAATACCGGTATGGCAGAAATGGCTGATGCGCCAGCTGTTTTGGTTGCAGACATTGATAAAGGAGGCGTTTTTGCCTCAATATATGGAACGATAAAACTTTTGGAAAAACATGAAAGTGCTCGTATCAAAGGGGTTATTATCAATAAGTTTCGTGGTGATGTAACCTTACTTGAACCAGGGCTTCGTATGATTGAAGAAAAAATCAATATTCCTGTTCTTGGCGTTATCCCTTATATACAACTGGGTATTGAAGAAGAAGATGGTTTTGGTGATAGGCATTTAGAAAAAAAAGCACGTGGGGCAATTGATATCGCCGTTATTGTACCTAAGCGCATTTCAAATTTTACCGACATGGATGCCCTTTTGAGACACAGTGATGTAACCGTGCGTTATGTTCGAAAAGTACATGAGATTGAAAATCCAGATGTTATTATCTTGCCAGGGTCAAAAAACACTATCGAGGATATGCTGGATCTTCAACAAAGAGGCATGGCCGAAGCGGTGATTAAACATGCAAAAAATGGGGTGATTATCTTTGGTATTTGTGGTGGATTTCAGATGTTAGGTCAAAAAATTCAAGATGAATTTGGAATTGAATCTTCCATTCAAGAAATAACCGGACTGGGTCTTTTAGATATCGAAACAACGATGTTAAAAGAAAAGACAACGACGCAATTTGAAGGCTTACTCAGTTGTAATACAGGTTTTCTTCAAGGAATGACTAAATGCCGTATCAAAGGATATGAAATCCATCAAGGCATCACGTATGGCAATGAAGCCAATTTATTTGAAGGTACTGAGGCATTACTCGGGGCAATACGGGACAATGTTATAGGAACCTATATCCATGGGGTGTTTGATAATTCTGACTTTACCACTGAATTTTTAAATCGTATTCGTGAGAAAAAAGGCATTACAAAAGTCGATGAAGTCTTTGACTATGACGCTTATAAACAAGGTGAGTACGACAAGTTGGCTTTATTGTTACGTGAAAATCTAGATATGAGAGCTATTTACAACATTATAGGAGTTGAATGA
- a CDS encoding norcobamide biosynthesis serine-O-phosphate decarboxylase, giving the protein MVDTMNARNTQFTKAFHALKQNAGSHSPSMEDLKKMFPTLEIKIDACYLSNPYASELVLDYIDRELIQTNAYKKVLTHYPSQQRSLQKVMAESLHVKPENIFIGNGATEIIQMLLQQEEVQKVALMIPTFSSYYEFVGKGCEVVYFPLNERDDYSFDADKYCQFIENEQPDTVVLINPNNPNGAYLSLEKMHILLKRLAFVPRIIIDESFIHFAYEDEALTCLSSTVLFDMYPNVIIVKSLSKDFGIAGVRLGYALMDSRKIDALLEHGFLWNINGIGEYCLRLFVREDFLKRYEEARKQYIKEMCRFKEALLGIENVYVYPSMANFVMLKLPSRIKASFVISALLVEYGIYVRTMADKIGVEGECIRIAGRTREENNCIVMALKSILKDSK; this is encoded by the coding sequence ATGGTTGATACAATGAATGCACGTAACACTCAATTTACGAAAGCGTTTCATGCGTTAAAACAGAATGCGGGAAGTCATAGTCCAAGTATGGAAGACTTGAAAAAAATGTTCCCAACATTGGAAATCAAGATCGATGCATGCTATTTGTCAAATCCTTATGCTTCTGAGCTAGTACTTGATTATATTGACCGTGAATTAATTCAAACCAATGCCTATAAAAAGGTACTGACACACTACCCATCACAGCAACGTTCTTTGCAAAAAGTTATGGCGGAGTCTTTACATGTAAAGCCTGAAAATATATTTATCGGGAATGGTGCCACTGAAATTATTCAGATGCTTCTACAACAAGAAGAGGTTCAAAAAGTTGCCTTAATGATTCCTACTTTTTCATCGTATTATGAGTTTGTGGGCAAAGGGTGTGAAGTTGTTTATTTTCCATTGAATGAACGTGATGATTATAGCTTTGATGCGGATAAATACTGCCAATTTATTGAAAATGAACAACCCGATACCGTTGTGTTGATTAATCCAAATAATCCAAATGGTGCCTATCTTTCTTTAGAAAAGATGCACATTTTATTGAAACGCTTAGCCTTTGTGCCGCGCATTATTATTGATGAAAGTTTTATTCATTTTGCCTATGAAGACGAGGCATTGACATGTCTTAGCTCAACTGTTTTATTTGATATGTATCCTAATGTCATCATTGTTAAAAGTCTCTCTAAAGATTTTGGCATAGCAGGGGTTCGCCTTGGGTATGCCTTGATGGATTCACGTAAGATTGATGCACTTTTAGAGCATGGATTTTTATGGAATATCAATGGTATTGGTGAGTATTGTCTTCGACTTTTTGTAAGGGAAGATTTTTTAAAGCGCTATGAAGAAGCTAGAAAGCAGTATATCAAAGAGATGTGCAGATTTAAAGAAGCGCTTTTAGGGATAGAAAATGTGTATGTCTATCCTTCGATGGCTAACTTTGTGATGCTCAAACTTCCGTCTAGAATAAAAGCAAGTTTTGTGATTAGTGCACTCCTTGTTGAGTATGGAATTTATGTTCGCACCATGGCAGATAAAATTGGTGTTGAGGGCGAATGTATTCGTATTGCAGGAAGAACGCGTGAAGAGAATAACTGCATCGTTATGGCGCTCAAAAGCATACTAAAGGATAGTAAGTGA
- a CDS encoding cysteine-rich small domain-containing protein has protein sequence MSYKFVQNKACEYFPCHKIEEDTTFNCLFCYCPLYALGEQCGGKFTYTKNGIKSCVECDVVHHKDTGYEYVQAKMHYIIKLAVQK, from the coding sequence ATGAGCTATAAATTTGTACAAAATAAAGCGTGTGAGTATTTTCCTTGTCATAAGATAGAAGAGGACACTACCTTTAATTGTCTTTTTTGCTATTGCCCTTTGTATGCTTTGGGTGAGCAGTGTGGCGGAAAATTTACCTATACAAAAAATGGAATCAAAAGTTGTGTGGAATGTGATGTTGTTCATCATAAAGATACGGGCTATGAATACGTCCAAGCGAAAATGCATTACATCATAAAACTGGCAGTACAGAAATGA
- a CDS encoding histidine phosphatase family protein, producing the protein MKTEIYLLRHGETGLNRQKVYFGHLDAAMNELGKECIAHVANNFFGPLDVIISSDLERCAESARIFSRSKKIKVTYDQRLRELDFGVFEGRTYASLMEEFPKEAEQFFSGDYDFVIPKGESVKMLFERTYEAFEEIIANHAGKHILISTHGGAIRAILSRYLAGNKKAYWKFAVEHASLTKLVHEDGFVYLEYLGRGEKIQQLAVSTKMKKGA; encoded by the coding sequence ATGAAAACAGAAATTTACCTTCTTCGCCATGGAGAGACAGGATTAAATAGGCAAAAAGTTTATTTTGGCCATTTAGATGCTGCTATGAATGAGTTAGGCAAAGAATGTATTGCGCATGTGGCAAATAACTTTTTTGGGCCATTAGATGTGATTATTTCTAGTGATTTGGAGCGTTGTGCCGAGTCAGCAAGAATATTTAGTCGCTCAAAAAAGATTAAGGTCACCTATGATCAGCGTTTACGTGAATTGGACTTTGGTGTCTTTGAAGGACGAACCTATGCGTCATTAATGGAAGAGTTTCCCAAAGAAGCTGAGCAGTTTTTTAGTGGCGATTATGATTTTGTGATACCCAAAGGTGAAAGTGTCAAAATGCTTTTTGAACGCACATATGAAGCGTTTGAAGAAATCATAGCAAACCATGCTGGTAAGCATATTCTTATCTCAACACATGGTGGCGCGATAAGGGCAATTCTTTCTCGCTACCTTGCAGGCAATAAAAAAGCTTACTGGAAGTTTGCCGTTGAACATGCTTCTTTGACAAAGCTCGTCCATGAAGATGGCTTTGTGTACCTGGAATACCTAGGAAGAGGAGAGAAAATTCAACAATTAGCCGTGAGTACAAAGATGAAAAAAGGAGCATGA
- the cobU gene encoding bifunctional adenosylcobinamide kinase/adenosylcobinamide-phosphate guanylyltransferase, whose protein sequence is MITFITGGGRSGKSLFAEDRAKRYKNKCYVATAIAFDDEMKYRVKKHLEQRGSDWVTIEQYEGIAKALHVKAKDAQVVLVDCLTNLVSNMMIMNRDVDWETLSDEAVYEIEQEILEEVNALVLFGHEFAGEMIIVSNEVGMGLIPEYPLGRRFRDIAGRMNQHVARASDEAYLVVAGLPMKLK, encoded by the coding sequence GTGATTACATTTATCACCGGTGGTGGACGTAGCGGGAAAAGTCTGTTTGCAGAAGATAGGGCTAAACGCTATAAAAATAAATGCTACGTAGCAACCGCCATTGCTTTTGATGACGAAATGAAATACCGCGTTAAAAAACATTTAGAGCAGCGTGGAAGTGATTGGGTTACTATTGAACAATACGAAGGTATCGCAAAAGCTTTACATGTAAAGGCAAAAGATGCACAGGTTGTCTTGGTAGATTGTTTAACAAATTTGGTCAGCAATATGATGATTATGAACCGCGATGTGGATTGGGAAACGCTCAGTGATGAAGCAGTTTATGAAATTGAACAAGAGATATTAGAAGAAGTGAATGCATTGGTGCTGTTTGGGCATGAGTTTGCTGGTGAAATGATTATCGTGTCCAATGAAGTAGGTATGGGACTCATTCCTGAATATCCCTTAGGACGTCGCTTTAGAGATATTGCAGGACGAATGAATCAGCACGTAGCACGTGCAAGTGATGAAGCATACTTGGTAGTCGCAGGATTACCGATGAAATTAAAATAG
- the cobS gene encoding adenosylcobinamide-GDP ribazoletransferase: MNGILLLIQFMTRLPVFSKTTYDPIAIGRAIKFFPFVGLLIGLILCAVFMVINPLIDNKLIVALIIVVVEILLTGGLHLDGLSDSFDGLFSYRDKERILEIMKDSCIGVNGALALIVYVVAKILFLSELGWEYIVFIPVVARLNTVLHAGLGRYAREEGMGKSIVDETSIQGVFFAILSVLVIGFILLGLDALWLVVGALSFGFMSLYYIQKRIDGITGDTMGAVLELTSLVVLFIGVLL, from the coding sequence ATGAACGGGATACTGTTATTAATTCAATTTATGACACGCCTTCCTGTATTTAGTAAAACAACCTATGACCCTATTGCGATTGGGCGTGCTATAAAGTTTTTTCCCTTCGTTGGTTTGCTTATCGGTTTAATTTTATGTGCGGTGTTTATGGTCATCAATCCTTTGATTGACAATAAATTAATTGTTGCCTTAATCATTGTTGTAGTTGAGATTTTACTCACGGGAGGGCTTCATCTTGATGGTTTATCGGACAGTTTTGATGGCTTGTTTAGTTACAGAGATAAAGAGCGCATCTTAGAGATTATGAAAGACTCTTGTATCGGGGTCAATGGGGCGTTAGCGCTTATTGTCTATGTGGTTGCCAAAATTTTATTTCTGAGTGAACTTGGCTGGGAATATATCGTTTTTATACCTGTCGTGGCACGTTTAAATACTGTTCTTCATGCAGGCTTAGGAAGGTATGCAAGAGAAGAAGGCATGGGAAAAAGTATTGTGGATGAAACGAGTATCCAAGGCGTATTTTTTGCCATTTTGAGTGTCTTAGTCATAGGCTTTATCCTCCTAGGTTTAGATGCGCTTTGGCTTGTTGTGGGTGCTTTGAGTTTTGGTTTTATGAGCCTTTATTATATTCAAAAGCGCATTGATGGCATCACAGGTGACACGATGGGAGCAGTATTAGAATTAACATCTTTAGTTGTGTTATTTATAGGAGTACTTTTATGA
- the cbiB gene encoding adenosylcobinamide-phosphate synthase CbiB codes for MNTALIAFFAYIVDKFVGEFTVITHPVIFIGRYISWFEKKFYKNTFQRGLVLAVSTLGLTYVAIWLLETLLSSLPHGISIFISIVIASMFLAHHMLYHSVLDVINSSVPKEKIKYLVSRDTEDMDDHEIYKACIETYTENINDGVIAPLFYLLLFGLKGLIIFKAISTLDSMVGYKNERYSHFGTAGARLDDIVGWIPARISALLIYLAAKGSYSFNTLKKYASGHESPNSGWPIAAAGLAFHLKLGGPTRYFGAIKNKPYLGDGSLPLTQQDVCNVLTLHSKIDYIVLGSMAAMITFLWLIQ; via the coding sequence ATGAATACCGCATTAATAGCTTTTTTTGCGTATATCGTCGATAAATTTGTTGGTGAATTTACAGTTATAACGCATCCAGTCATTTTTATTGGGCGTTATATAAGTTGGTTTGAAAAAAAATTTTATAAAAATACTTTTCAACGAGGCTTAGTGCTTGCTGTGAGTACATTAGGACTTACATACGTAGCTATTTGGCTGTTAGAAACTCTTTTATCTTCTCTTCCACATGGTATTTCAATATTTATTTCAATCGTGATTGCTTCGATGTTTTTGGCGCATCATATGCTCTATCATTCTGTTTTGGACGTCATCAATTCTTCTGTTCCAAAAGAAAAAATAAAGTATTTAGTCAGTCGTGACACTGAAGATATGGATGACCACGAAATCTACAAGGCATGTATAGAAACGTATACTGAAAATATTAATGATGGGGTTATAGCACCTTTATTTTATCTTCTTCTTTTTGGACTAAAGGGGCTTATTATTTTTAAAGCGATTAGCACATTAGACTCCATGGTGGGTTATAAAAATGAACGTTACTCTCATTTTGGAACTGCAGGAGCAAGGTTGGATGATATTGTAGGATGGATTCCTGCTCGTATTAGTGCATTACTTATTTATTTAGCTGCTAAAGGATCGTACAGCTTTAATACGTTAAAAAAGTATGCTTCAGGGCATGAAAGTCCTAATTCAGGCTGGCCCATTGCAGCAGCTGGATTGGCATTTCATTTAAAACTTGGTGGTCCTACACGCTATTTTGGTGCAATCAAAAATAAGCCTTATCTTGGGGATGGTTCCCTTCCCTTAACACAGCAAGACGTATGTAATGTACTCACGCTGCATTCAAAGATTGACTATATTGTATTGGGAAGTATGGCAGCAATGATTACATTTCTATGGTTGATACAATGA
- a CDS encoding FecCD family ABC transporter permease — translation MASKTHFLSSDTKFLVWTLGGILLTLSGVIAFAGMGYIDIPFFDVCKIMIGSKENVIGSTEWFVVHDIRLPRILTAILTGVALSLSGLVFQGVLLNPLADPYTLGISSGASFGAALALLLGLSGVMIQGSAFFFAIISLGIVLRLATFEGRIIPVSLILSGVIIGAFFSAGLSFSKYLAGDEIASIFFWLLGSFQGKTWMEVMILLAVVSFGSMVIYFYAEEINILSLGEKNASSMGVDTHRVRLILLVVASLMSSVTVSICGIIGFVGLIIPHMMRFLVGTDNKKLIIVCSLWGGILLSMADNVSRALLPHEVPIGILTALLGAPFFAIVFRNKMRGKKR, via the coding sequence TTGGCAAGTAAAACACATTTTCTATCATCCGACACCAAATTTTTAGTTTGGACGCTTGGTGGAATTTTATTAACGCTTAGTGGCGTGATTGCATTTGCCGGAATGGGATATATCGATATCCCCTTCTTTGATGTCTGTAAAATCATGATAGGCAGTAAAGAAAATGTAATAGGTTCTACGGAGTGGTTTGTCGTGCATGATATACGATTGCCACGTATTTTAACAGCGATTTTAACCGGCGTTGCATTAAGTTTAAGTGGGCTTGTCTTTCAAGGGGTTCTCCTTAACCCTTTGGCAGACCCTTATACTTTAGGTATCTCCTCAGGTGCATCATTTGGTGCCGCATTAGCGTTGTTATTAGGATTGAGTGGCGTGATGATTCAAGGAAGTGCTTTTTTCTTTGCGATAATCAGCCTTGGAATTGTGTTGCGTTTGGCAACGTTTGAAGGGCGCATCATTCCTGTATCGTTGATTCTATCCGGTGTTATCATTGGAGCTTTTTTCTCCGCAGGGCTTAGTTTTTCAAAATACCTAGCAGGGGATGAAATAGCGTCTATTTTCTTTTGGTTATTAGGTAGTTTTCAAGGTAAAACATGGATGGAAGTGATGATTCTTTTGGCTGTTGTTTCCTTTGGCTCTATGGTGATTTACTTTTATGCCGAGGAAATCAATATTTTGTCATTGGGAGAGAAAAATGCTAGCTCAATGGGCGTAGATACACACCGTGTACGTCTTATTTTACTCGTTGTTGCCTCATTGATGTCCTCAGTGACCGTATCTATTTGTGGGATTATCGGTTTTGTGGGATTGATAATCCCTCATATGATGCGATTTTTAGTGGGAACGGACAACAAAAAACTCATCATTGTTTGTTCTTTGTGGGGCGGAATTCTTCTCTCAATGGCTGATAATGTTTCTCGTGCGTTACTTCCACATGAAGTCCCTATTGGGATACTCACAGCGCTTTTAGGTGCACCATTCTTTGCCATAGTTTTTAGAAATAAGATGCGAGGGAAAAAGAGATGA
- the cobT gene encoding nicotinate-nucleotide--dimethylbenzimidazole phosphoribosyltransferase, whose translation MMHLLEETLLAITGVNEENQKNQKEYIATLLKTPDGLGKLEKMNIQLSGIEKEYRVKKKAVVVMAADNGVEEEGVSASKRVITQYVVEAMVAGEASISSLCKSLGSELFVIDLGIDSTRVFKGAITHKIMPTGTYNIRKGPAMSREQAIEAIEVGIDIVRELVEKDYNLFAVGEMGIGNTTTSSACLKALTNLPLVELVGYGSGIDERILGLKIAVVEDAVRINKPDVNDPIDIIQKLGGLDIAAMTGVYLGAARYKVPIVLDGLISGVSALLAYRMNAHARDYMIPSHISEEPGAKWIMEALCFNPMLHMNMKLGEGSGAVLVFPLVEAASNLTRDIRVYPEV comes from the coding sequence ATGATGCATCTATTAGAAGAGACTTTACTTGCTATAACCGGAGTAAATGAAGAAAACCAAAAAAACCAAAAAGAATATATTGCGACATTATTGAAGACGCCTGATGGGCTTGGTAAATTAGAAAAGATGAATATTCAACTGAGTGGAATAGAAAAAGAGTACCGCGTTAAGAAAAAAGCAGTCGTCGTGATGGCTGCAGATAATGGTGTTGAAGAAGAGGGCGTGAGTGCTTCTAAGCGTGTGATAACACAATATGTCGTTGAAGCGATGGTTGCGGGGGAAGCGTCTATTAGTTCACTGTGCAAATCATTGGGCAGTGAACTTTTTGTGATTGATCTTGGCATTGATTCGACACGTGTTTTCAAAGGGGCAATTACGCATAAAATTATGCCTACAGGGACATATAACATTCGAAAAGGCCCAGCAATGAGCCGTGAACAGGCCATTGAAGCTATTGAAGTTGGTATTGATATCGTTCGTGAACTCGTAGAAAAAGATTACAACCTTTTTGCTGTGGGTGAAATGGGTATTGGCAATACAACAACTAGTAGTGCCTGCTTAAAAGCCTTAACGAATCTTCCGTTAGTTGAACTTGTGGGATATGGCAGTGGTATTGATGAGCGAATATTAGGATTGAAAATAGCCGTTGTAGAGGATGCCGTTCGTATCAATAAGCCTGATGTGAATGACCCTATCGACATCATCCAAAAATTGGGTGGTCTTGATATCGCCGCCATGACGGGGGTCTATTTGGGTGCGGCTAGGTATAAAGTACCTATTGTTTTAGATGGCCTTATCTCAGGCGTTTCTGCCTTGCTTGCATACCGCATGAACGCGCATGCAAGAGATTACATGATTCCTTCTCACATCAGTGAAGAGCCTGGTGCAAAGTGGATAATGGAAGCACTTTGCTTTAATCCGATGCTTCATATGAACATGAAACTTGGTGAAGGTAGTGGTGCGGTACTCGTGTTTCCTTTGGTTGAAGCGGCTAGTAATCTAACACGCGATATTCGTGTCTACCCAGAGGTATAA
- a CDS encoding ABC transporter ATP-binding protein: MSALHVKNLGYKSGSTSILENINLSLEVGKFYGILGPNGSGKTTLLDCLAGLVPKSHGEIEIFNVPCHTYSRKEFAQQIALVPQNFDISFPYKVQEILEMGRYPFKKRMHGLSAKEYALIDQIKDVFELNFLVDKEVTNLSGGEKQRVAFAKALIQDTPILFLDESTSNMDPYFAHFVLKEVQKRTKNEQKTVLAVFHDMNLASRYCDEIIMLKDGGLLEMGTTKKVLTPINIKRLFGIESIAVHDNDKSYIIPV, from the coding sequence ATGAGTGCTTTACATGTAAAGAATCTTGGCTATAAAAGTGGGTCTACTTCTATCTTAGAAAACATCAACTTGAGCCTTGAGGTGGGAAAATTCTATGGAATTTTGGGGCCTAATGGCAGTGGTAAAACAACACTATTGGATTGTTTGGCTGGTTTAGTACCAAAATCACATGGTGAGATTGAAATATTTAATGTGCCTTGTCATACCTATTCTCGTAAAGAGTTCGCCCAACAAATAGCACTTGTTCCTCAAAATTTTGATATTTCCTTTCCCTATAAGGTTCAGGAAATCTTAGAAATGGGACGTTATCCCTTTAAAAAAAGAATGCATGGGCTTTCAGCAAAAGAGTATGCCTTAATTGATCAGATTAAGGATGTTTTTGAATTGAACTTTTTGGTAGATAAAGAGGTTACAAACCTCAGTGGTGGAGAAAAGCAACGCGTGGCTTTCGCTAAAGCATTAATTCAAGATACGCCTATTTTATTTCTGGATGAATCAACATCAAACATGGATCCTTATTTTGCACATTTTGTTTTAAAAGAGGTGCAAAAACGAACGAAGAATGAACAAAAAACAGTTCTTGCGGTCTTTCACGATATGAATCTTGCCTCACGTTATTGTGACGAGATCATCATGCTTAAAGATGGAGGACTTTTAGAAATGGGTACTACAAAAAAAGTATTAACACCGATCAATATCAAAAGACTTTTTGGTATCGAAAGTATTGCCGTTCATGATAACGACAAGAGCTATATTATTCCAGTTTAA